DNA sequence from the bacterium 336/3 genome:
CACCAGATGTCTACGAAACATTTTGGATAGTATCAGCGAGTTAGCTTAAGTGTTTTGCTTCACAGCCTTAGTTTTAATATTTTTTATATGTGATATGTTATTGATAGCCTGACAGCATGGGTTCGAATCCCATCGCCCCTACTTTGTAGCTTTATATTTTATAGGGGTGTAGCTCAGTGGCAGAGCTAAGGTATATGATTTTCAGAACAGTAATATAGACACTTATAAGGAATAACTGATGTTTTGTAGCCCAACAGGTTGAGGCATTGGACTCATGATCCGAGACATGCAGGTTCGACTCCTGTCAAAACGACGGGCGGGGGATTAGGTTAGAACCTCCGCCCATTTTTTATACAAATTCCATAAAAAAAGCCCACAGATGCGGGCTTAAATTTTGAATTTTATTTGCAATTATAATGCTTCTTCTGTTGCAAGTTTAGCTACAAAATAATCTCTATTCATTCTTGCAATATTTTTGATAGAAATACCTTTAGGACATTGTATTTCACAAGCTCCTGTATTGGTACAAGCACCAAAACCTTCTGCATCCATTTGAGCAATCATTTTCTGTACACGACGATAACGTTCTGCCTGCCCCTGAGGAAGTAATCCTAAATGAGCAATTTTAGCTGAAACAAAAAGCATAGCTGAAGCATTTTTGCATGATGCCACACAAGCTCCACAACCAATACAAGTAGCAGCATCCATAGATTCTCCTCCTACATCTTTAGGGATAGGTATCTCATTTGCATCTACGGTTACCCCTGTATTCACAGAAATATATCCACCAGCTTGAATAATTCTATCAAAAGCACCTCTATCTACTGCTAAATCTTTAATCACAGGAAATGCTTTTGCTCTCCAAGGTTCAATATAAACTGTATCACCATCATTAAAGCTACGCATGTGTAATTGGCATGTAGTGGTTTGTTTGGGTCCATGAGGTTGCCCATTGATGTACAAACTACACATACCACAAATACCCTCACGACAATCGTGGTCAAAGGCAATAGGGTCTTCTCCTTTCTTCAATAAATCCTCATTCAATACATCCAACATTTCAAGGAAAGACATATCAGGTGAAGCAACAACTTTGTACTCTACCATTTTGCCTTTATCATTCTTATTTTTTTGTCTCCAAACCTTTAAGGTCAGATTCAATTTATGTGTGCTATTTCCAGCCATATAATTTTGGATTTTAAGTCTTTATACTAAATTCAATATCAATTACTTGTTTTTTAAAAATCTGGCTCTGACGGCTTCAATTTCTTTTTGAGAAGGTTTTGATGTATTTTGAAGTTTTTTAATAAAAGCTTCTACTTCTTCAGGGCTCGCAGGGCAACCGATATTACTGCCTTGCATTTTAGAGTCTTCCAACAGTTTTCCTGTTTTATCTAAAATTGCCCAATAAGGTAAACCTTGTCCTTTTCCTCCATAATTGTCCATCACCATTTCTCCTCCTGCATTTTCTAAAGCTTTGTTATTTGCTCCTTCTTGTACAGTCAAATAAGTAATTATATAGTTTTTATGAAAGAATTCTTTGCATGTTTCATCTAAAATGGCTTTTTCCATCTTTTTACACCATCCACACCATGAAGCATGAAAAATAAGCAAAACTTTTTTGTCTTCTTTGCTTGCTTGCTCAAAAGCATTTTTCATTACACTTTCTGCTGTGGGCGTTTTTTGAGCATAAATAGACTCACTCAATATCCACACTAAACACACAAATACAATTCTTATGGTTTTCATAAATATTTGATTTACAACAATCATCTGCCATAGACATAGCAGATGATTTGTTTTATCTAATTTATTTATAACTTCTTTGGGTTAGTTTGACATTTTCAAATATTAGTTCTTCTTTATGAAGCTCTTCTGGTTCATTTTCGCCTTTATATTCCCAAGCAGCTACATAAGCATATTTGTCATCATCACGTTTTGCTTCACCATCAATCTGATACTCTTCACGGAAGTGTCCTCCACAAGATTCATTTCTATCCAAAGCATCATCTACCATCAATTCTCCTAACTCTATAAAGTCAGCTACACGATACGCTTTTTCAAGTGTTTGGTTGAATTCTTCGTTTGTACCTGTAATTTTTACATTTGTCCAGAATTCTTTTTTCAACTCTTGGATTTTACCTTTAGCATATTTTAAGCCTTCAGCACTTCTGGACATACCACAATACTCCCACATGATTTTACCCAAATCTCTATGTATCTCATCTACAGTACGCTTACCATTGATTGATAACATTTTTTGCATACGCTCTTTTACATCCTTTTTGGTCTTCTCAAATGCTTGATGAGTAGTTGGATATTTATCTTCTTTAATATCAAGCTTTGCTAAATCATCCCCTATTGTATAAGGAATAACAAAATAACCATCTGCCAAACCTTGCATCAGAGCCGAAGCACCCAAACGATTAGCACCATGGTCAGAGAAATTTGCTTCACCCAAGGCGTACAAACCTGGTACAGTAGTCATCAAATTATAATCTACCCACAAACCACCCATTGTATAGTGTACAGCAGGATAAATCATCATCGGCAATTCATAAGGGTCTTGATCTGTAATTTGTTTGTACATATCAAACAAGTTGCCATATTTAGCTTCTATTACAGATTTTCC
Encoded proteins:
- a CDS encoding fumarate reductase, giving the protein MNLTLKVWRQKNKNDKGKMVEYKVVASPDMSFLEMLDVLNEDLLKKGEDPIAFDHDCREGICGMCSLYINGQPHGPKQTTTCQLHMRSFNDGDTVYIEPWRAKAFPVIKDLAVDRGAFDRIIQAGGYISVNTGVTVDANEIPIPKDVGGESMDAATCIGCGACVASCKNASAMLFVSAKIAHLGLLPQGQAERYRRVQKMIAQMDAEGFGACTNTGACEIQCPKGISIKNIARMNRDYFVAKLATEEAL